From the Marinomonas sp. THO17 genome, one window contains:
- a CDS encoding bifunctional helix-turn-helix transcriptional regulator/GNAT family N-acetyltransferase, protein MEQFGVLTLGSRLKRLSDYLFAQVQEIYSVTGVPFSATYFPILRLLQMQGNMPVTEIAERLRLSHPAVSKQTVKMLKEGLLDKQLDKADQRLSVLQLSEFGAYAMSKAEPVLLEMQHLLERQLSFSSENFMTALEQLEQNTFSHEMAIQVVDRLVGTQIVKMNSTKHAKAFYHLNMVWLKRYFAEQINAYDLAILERPEEWALQHNGEVFLAVTASNEMIENLAEESVVGAVAIKWHDQQAEILKLAVADHCQGKGIGQKLLEYCIERAKHKGVNKVFLETAACLKAAQHLYEKNGFVTKVAPRSSDYERADVYMEKQLEGKERVQ, encoded by the coding sequence ATGGAACAATTTGGTGTGCTAACGCTAGGTAGTCGACTGAAGCGTTTGAGTGATTATTTGTTTGCTCAAGTACAGGAAATTTATAGTGTGACTGGAGTGCCTTTTTCTGCGACCTATTTTCCTATTCTGAGATTATTACAGATGCAAGGGAATATGCCTGTTACAGAAATCGCTGAGCGGCTTAGGTTGAGTCACCCTGCGGTTAGTAAGCAAACGGTTAAGATGCTTAAAGAGGGGTTGTTAGACAAGCAGCTTGATAAGGCTGATCAACGACTTAGTGTGTTGCAATTGTCTGAGTTTGGTGCTTATGCCATGTCTAAAGCGGAGCCTGTGTTATTGGAGATGCAACACTTGTTGGAGCGTCAGTTGAGTTTCTCCAGTGAAAATTTTATGACAGCTTTGGAGCAACTAGAACAAAACACCTTCTCTCATGAAATGGCGATTCAGGTAGTTGATCGCTTAGTCGGTACTCAAATTGTCAAAATGAATTCCACAAAGCATGCCAAGGCCTTTTATCATTTAAATATGGTTTGGTTAAAGCGTTACTTTGCTGAGCAAATTAATGCATATGACTTAGCTATATTAGAACGACCAGAGGAATGGGCGTTGCAGCATAATGGTGAGGTATTTCTTGCCGTCACAGCCTCTAATGAGATGATTGAAAACCTTGCTGAAGAGAGCGTGGTCGGTGCTGTGGCCATTAAATGGCATGATCAACAAGCTGAAATTTTGAAATTGGCGGTGGCGGATCATTGTCAGGGCAAAGGTATTGGTCAGAAGCTATTAGAGTATTGTATTGAAAGGGCAAAGCATAAGGGTGTTAACAAGGTGTTTTTGGAAACGGCAGCTTGTTTAAAAGCGGCGCAACATCTCTATGAAAAAAATGGTTTTGTGACAAAGGTTGCACCCAGGAGCTCGGACTATGAAAGAGCAGATGTTTATATGGAAAAACAATTAGAGGGAAAAGAGCGAGTACAATGA
- the cysS gene encoding cysteine--tRNA ligase: protein MLKIYNTLSGKKEIFKPIEEGKVGMYVCGNTVYDYCHIGHARAMISFDVISRFIRHLGYQLNYVRNITDVDDKIIKRAEENQESTQALTERMIAAQREDELRLGNKMPDREPKATEFMQEIIDMVQTLIDKGFAYQGSSGDVYYRATAFKEYGKLNNRKLEDMLAGARIDVEAAKEHPADFVLWKQAKEGEVSWSSPWGEGRPGWHIECSAMSTNCLGSHFDIHGGGPDLKFPHHENEIAQSEAATGKDYVNYWMHCGAVRVNNEKMSKSLGNFFTVRDVLEKYNAEVIRYLMVSSQYRSPIDYSDQSLNEAKVGLERLYTALRQQNIAETYQATEYSKRFEEAMCDDFNTPVAVSVLFELVRELNKAKTEAPAKAQALAAELKSLAELLGLLHQEPEYFLQNSTINEGLDEAAIQALIDERTQARKDKNFARSDEIRDELAAQGIELLDSREGTTWTRS, encoded by the coding sequence ATGTTGAAGATTTATAATACCCTGAGCGGGAAAAAAGAAATTTTCAAACCTATTGAAGAAGGTAAAGTGGGTATGTACGTGTGTGGTAACACAGTATATGACTACTGCCACATTGGTCATGCTCGCGCTATGATTTCTTTCGATGTTATTTCACGTTTTATTCGTCATCTTGGTTACCAATTAAATTATGTACGTAATATCACAGATGTAGACGATAAAATCATCAAACGTGCTGAAGAGAACCAAGAATCGACCCAAGCTTTAACGGAGCGAATGATTGCGGCGCAACGTGAAGATGAATTGCGATTAGGCAATAAAATGCCTGATCGTGAGCCGAAAGCCACGGAATTCATGCAAGAAATCATTGATATGGTGCAAACCTTGATTGATAAAGGCTTTGCTTACCAAGGTTCATCGGGGGATGTTTATTATCGTGCCACCGCGTTTAAAGAATACGGTAAATTGAATAACCGTAAACTGGAAGATATGTTGGCGGGAGCGCGTATTGATGTGGAAGCTGCTAAAGAGCATCCAGCGGATTTTGTCTTGTGGAAACAAGCTAAAGAAGGCGAAGTTTCTTGGTCTTCACCTTGGGGAGAAGGTCGTCCTGGATGGCACATTGAATGTTCTGCCATGTCAACTAACTGCCTAGGCAGTCACTTTGATATTCATGGCGGCGGCCCGGATCTGAAATTTCCCCATCATGAAAATGAGATTGCTCAGTCCGAAGCCGCGACAGGTAAAGACTATGTGAACTACTGGATGCATTGTGGTGCGGTACGCGTAAACAATGAAAAAATGTCTAAATCCTTAGGGAATTTTTTCACAGTGCGTGATGTGTTGGAAAAGTACAATGCGGAAGTCATTCGTTACCTAATGGTGTCTAGTCAGTACCGTAGTCCAATTGACTATTCAGATCAAAGCCTGAATGAAGCAAAAGTTGGTCTAGAACGTTTGTACACGGCATTACGCCAACAGAATATTGCCGAGACATATCAAGCAACTGAGTATAGTAAACGTTTTGAAGAAGCCATGTGCGATGACTTTAATACGCCTGTGGCGGTATCTGTGTTGTTTGAATTGGTTCGTGAATTGAATAAAGCCAAAACAGAAGCGCCAGCAAAAGCACAAGCTCTGGCCGCTGAACTGAAATCCTTAGCGGAATTGTTAGGCCTTTTGCATCAAGAACCTGAATACTTCTTGCAAAATAGTACGATAAACGAAGGATTAGACGAAGCGGCTATTCAAGCCTTAATTGATGAGCGCACGCAGGCGCGTAAAGATAAAAACTTTGCTCGTAGTGATGAAATTCGTGATGAGTTAGCCGCGCAAGGCATTGAATTGCTGGACAGTCGTGAAGGCACCACTTGGACGCGCAGTTGA
- a CDS encoding AzlD domain-containing protein, translating to MSTSQAVFILVGMFAVTFGVRFVLLARAHKVTMPLYVEQALKYVPVAVLTAIITPMIFMPDKHLAIQFTNPWLLGALAAFTVGIWRQHQLLTIVIGVGVFFIARYFIA from the coding sequence ATGAGTACTAGCCAAGCTGTTTTTATCCTCGTAGGTATGTTTGCGGTGACTTTTGGAGTGCGCTTTGTGTTGTTGGCCAGAGCACACAAAGTCACCATGCCCTTGTATGTAGAGCAAGCATTAAAATACGTTCCTGTAGCCGTGTTGACGGCCATTATTACACCAATGATCTTCATGCCAGATAAACACTTGGCTATTCAATTCACCAATCCTTGGTTATTGGGTGCATTGGCTGCCTTTACTGTGGGTATCTGGCGACAGCATCAATTGTTAACCATAGTGATTGGGGTTGGGGTTTTCTTTATTGCGCGTTACTTTATTGCTTAA
- the topA gene encoding type I DNA topoisomerase: MGKSLVIVESPAKAKTINKYLGNDYVVKSSVGHIRDLPSGKTATTTPQERAKQAALTRKMSPEEKLEYKSRKARKQLIARMGVDPEDNWHANYEVLPGKEKVVDELKRLAKNADTIYLATDLDREGEAIAWHLREAIGGDDSRYKRVVFNEITKKAIQSAFETPSDLDMNRVNAQQARRFLDRVVGFMVSPLLWAKVARGLSAGRVQSVAVRLIVEREREIRAFVPEEFWELDAMLATSSKEVIKFETTKYQEQEYRPVNQAQSDEHVMRLQSAKYLVKNREDKPTKSKPSAPFITSTLQQAASTRLGYGVKKTMMLAQRLYEAGYITYMRTDSTNLSVEAVDSLRDYILKQFGEAYLPAEPIRYSSKEGAQEAHEAIRPSDVNVRVDDLLGMEKDAHRLYDLIRSQFMACQMTPAEYTSTTITVTADDYELKAKGRILRFDGYTRAMQTVAKKGEDNILPDVAQGEYLDLNELLPEQHFTKPVARFSEASLVKELEKRGIGRPSTYASIISTIQDRGYVRVENRRFYAEKMGDIVTDRLVDSFTSLMDFSFTAQMEERLDEIAEGDKDWIQTLNAFYRDFSNVLARAESPDDGMMLNEPTPTDVDCPTCGRPMQIRTASTGVFMSCSGYALPPKERCKATINLIRGDEAVAVDDDEGESKALINKHRCKICGSAMDSYLMDERRKLHVCGNNPSCPGYEVEEGSFKIKGYDGPVIECDKCSSDMQLKTGRFGKYFGCTNEECKNTRKLLKNGEVAPPKMDPVPMPDLACQKVEDHYVLRDGATGLFLAASQFPRKRETRAPYVKELLPYMDQIDPKYHFFADAPVEDSEGRPSLIRYSRKTKEQYIMTETEEGKPTGWKAFYDNGKWIIEEGKKKK, translated from the coding sequence ATGGGAAAATCACTGGTAATCGTGGAATCGCCAGCTAAGGCGAAAACAATTAACAAGTACTTAGGCAATGACTATGTCGTCAAGTCGAGTGTCGGCCACATTCGTGACTTGCCATCAGGAAAAACTGCTACTACTACGCCGCAGGAAAGGGCGAAGCAAGCAGCCTTGACTCGTAAAATGAGTCCTGAAGAAAAGCTTGAGTATAAAAGTCGTAAAGCTCGTAAACAGCTTATTGCACGCATGGGTGTCGATCCTGAAGACAATTGGCATGCAAATTATGAAGTGCTGCCGGGTAAAGAAAAGGTGGTTGATGAACTCAAACGCCTTGCCAAGAATGCTGACACCATCTATCTCGCAACCGATTTGGATAGAGAGGGAGAGGCCATCGCATGGCACTTGCGTGAAGCCATTGGCGGTGATGACAGCCGTTATAAGCGTGTGGTGTTTAATGAGATCACCAAAAAAGCCATTCAATCTGCATTTGAAACACCTTCAGACTTGGATATGAACCGAGTGAATGCTCAGCAAGCACGACGTTTTCTTGACCGTGTTGTAGGCTTTATGGTGTCACCTTTGCTGTGGGCGAAAGTGGCACGAGGTTTGTCTGCTGGTCGCGTACAATCTGTCGCCGTACGTTTGATTGTTGAACGCGAGCGCGAAATCCGAGCGTTTGTTCCTGAAGAATTTTGGGAATTAGACGCTATGTTAGCCACCTCAAGTAAAGAGGTGATTAAGTTTGAAACCACCAAATACCAAGAGCAAGAATATCGTCCAGTTAATCAGGCCCAGTCTGATGAACACGTAATGCGACTGCAATCGGCAAAGTATTTGGTCAAAAATCGTGAAGACAAGCCGACTAAGAGTAAACCTTCTGCACCCTTTATCACCTCTACCTTGCAGCAGGCGGCCAGTACTCGTTTAGGTTATGGCGTTAAGAAAACCATGATGTTGGCACAGCGTTTATACGAAGCGGGTTACATTACTTATATGCGTACTGACTCGACCAACTTGAGTGTAGAAGCGGTTGACTCATTGCGTGACTATATTCTGAAGCAGTTCGGTGAAGCCTATCTGCCAGCTGAGCCAATTCGTTATTCTAGCAAAGAAGGTGCCCAAGAGGCCCACGAAGCCATCCGTCCCTCAGATGTGAATGTACGAGTTGATGACCTGTTAGGCATGGAAAAAGACGCCCATCGCTTGTATGACCTGATTCGCAGTCAATTTATGGCTTGTCAAATGACGCCAGCCGAATACACCTCAACAACCATTACTGTGACAGCAGATGATTATGAGCTAAAAGCTAAAGGGCGCATTTTACGTTTCGATGGTTACACTCGAGCTATGCAGACTGTGGCGAAAAAAGGCGAAGACAATATCTTGCCTGATGTGGCTCAGGGCGAATATCTTGATCTTAATGAACTTTTACCTGAACAGCATTTTACCAAGCCTGTGGCACGTTTTAGCGAAGCCAGCTTGGTGAAAGAGTTGGAAAAACGAGGCATTGGTCGTCCATCTACCTATGCTTCTATTATTTCAACGATACAAGATCGTGGCTACGTGCGTGTGGAGAATCGTCGTTTTTACGCCGAAAAAATGGGTGACATTGTCACTGACCGTCTGGTGGATAGTTTCACTTCTTTGATGGATTTCAGTTTCACCGCACAGATGGAAGAACGATTGGATGAAATTGCTGAAGGAGATAAGGATTGGATTCAAACCTTGAATGCTTTCTATCGAGATTTTAGCAATGTGCTGGCACGGGCAGAATCGCCAGATGATGGCATGATGTTAAATGAACCAACACCGACGGATGTAGATTGTCCAACCTGTGGTCGTCCAATGCAGATTCGAACTGCCAGTACAGGTGTATTCATGTCTTGCTCCGGTTATGCCCTGCCACCTAAAGAACGTTGTAAAGCGACCATTAACCTGATTCGTGGTGATGAAGCCGTCGCTGTAGACGATGATGAGGGTGAATCTAAGGCGCTGATTAATAAACATCGCTGTAAGATTTGCGGTTCAGCCATGGACAGTTACTTGATGGATGAGCGTCGTAAGCTGCATGTTTGTGGCAACAACCCTTCTTGCCCAGGATATGAAGTAGAAGAAGGTAGCTTTAAAATCAAAGGTTATGATGGACCAGTAATAGAATGCGATAAATGTTCGTCTGACATGCAGCTTAAAACAGGTCGTTTTGGAAAATACTTTGGTTGCACGAATGAAGAGTGTAAAAACACCCGTAAGCTGTTGAAGAACGGTGAAGTTGCTCCGCCTAAAATGGACCCTGTTCCTATGCCTGATTTGGCTTGTCAAAAGGTGGAAGATCATTATGTCTTGCGTGACGGTGCGACTGGTTTGTTCCTTGCTGCCAGCCAATTTCCTCGTAAGCGTGAAACCCGTGCACCTTATGTGAAAGAATTGCTGCCTTATATGGATCAAATTGATCCTAAGTATCATTTCTTTGCAGATGCACCTGTTGAGGACAGCGAAGGTCGTCCTAGCTTAATCCGTTATAGCCGTAAAACCAAAGAGCAATACATAATGACGGAAACGGAAGAAGGTAAGCCAACGGGTTGGAAAGCTTTTTACGATAATGGCAAATGGATAATTGAAGAAGGCAAGAAGAAAAAATGA
- a CDS encoding AzlC family ABC transporter permease → MNSVKMGIVASIPMIIGGIPFGILFGSLASSYGLSPWFALAMSAFVFAGSAQFVALGLIALNAPIWVIVSTTFIVNLRHLLYAADMVKYVKHLPFSLRLVMGFGLIDETYAAVRPLYNQGKLNLDNGHKAYLGSFVTFYLMWNITTALGVLSGELIPEMSEWGLEFAMVATFIGIITPYLKSQAFWLCFLSAGFSSVVLVDLPHNLGLLSAAVIGVLVGFWAEQIHPSKHQPAALEGVES, encoded by the coding sequence ATGAATTCTGTAAAAATGGGCATAGTTGCGTCTATTCCTATGATTATCGGTGGTATCCCCTTTGGTATTTTGTTCGGTTCATTGGCATCAAGTTATGGTTTGAGTCCTTGGTTTGCTTTAGCTATGTCGGCTTTTGTGTTTGCGGGTTCTGCACAGTTCGTAGCACTAGGGCTAATTGCTCTCAATGCGCCTATTTGGGTCATTGTATCAACCACCTTTATCGTTAATTTACGTCATTTATTATACGCTGCCGACATGGTGAAATACGTGAAACATCTACCATTCTCACTTCGGCTTGTTATGGGCTTTGGTTTAATTGATGAAACCTATGCTGCGGTACGACCACTTTACAATCAAGGTAAGCTTAACCTAGACAATGGCCATAAAGCCTATTTAGGCTCGTTTGTAACCTTCTACCTGATGTGGAATATCACTACTGCCTTGGGTGTGCTGTCCGGTGAGTTGATACCAGAGATGAGCGAATGGGGGTTGGAGTTTGCTATGGTGGCCACTTTTATCGGTATTATCACGCCATATTTGAAATCGCAGGCCTTCTGGCTGTGTTTCCTAAGCGCAGGGTTTTCTTCCGTTGTGTTGGTTGATTTGCCACACAATTTAGGATTACTAAGTGCTGCTGTGATTGGTGTCTTGGTGGGGTTTTGGGCTGAACAAATACATCCTTCTAAACACCAACCAGCTGCTCTTGAAGGAGTGGAGTCATGA
- a CDS encoding universal stress protein, whose amino-acid sequence MYNRILLAVDLTDESIKVANEAVGLCKATGAELTILHVIESLNYAYGGDVPIDITDIQAQLQDTAKERIDILKDQIEIPVKECCITQGGIESEIHRIAEEKQVDLIVVGSHCRHGLALLLGSTANGVLHGSPCDVLAVKVNKD is encoded by the coding sequence ATGTATAACAGAATTCTACTCGCTGTTGATCTAACGGATGAAAGTATCAAGGTGGCCAATGAGGCCGTCGGCTTATGTAAAGCCACTGGCGCAGAGCTAACTATCCTTCATGTTATCGAATCCCTTAATTACGCTTATGGTGGCGATGTGCCTATCGACATCACCGACATCCAAGCACAACTTCAAGACACAGCCAAAGAGCGCATCGACATTTTGAAGGATCAAATCGAGATTCCTGTTAAAGAGTGTTGCATTACTCAAGGTGGTATCGAAAGTGAAATCCATCGTATCGCTGAAGAAAAACAAGTCGATTTGATTGTGGTTGGCAGTCATTGTCGACATGGTCTAGCTCTACTACTTGGCTCAACCGCAAATGGTGTATTGCATGGCTCTCCTTGCGATGTATTAGCCGTTAAAGTTAATAAAGACTAA
- the queE gene encoding 7-carboxy-7-deazaguanine synthase has product MYSIKEAFYSLQGEGAHAGRPALFCRFTGCNLWSGLEKTRLNSECQFCDTDFVGVDGQNGGKFRHANELKNHLDTLWPDNQAHKYVVFTGGEPALQLDKKLIDEMKQAGYTIAIETNGTLDLPEGIDWICVSPKTVQPLKVNKGNELKLVFPQSHLPPEHFEGLAFDHFYLQPMDQSHLNQKLIHTPDAQNATLAYCLAHPRWRLSLQTHKMLNID; this is encoded by the coding sequence ATGTACTCTATTAAAGAAGCCTTTTATTCTTTACAAGGCGAAGGCGCCCACGCAGGCCGCCCTGCTCTTTTTTGTCGATTTACCGGCTGCAACTTATGGTCTGGTTTAGAAAAAACTCGGCTCAATTCAGAATGCCAATTTTGCGATACCGACTTTGTTGGTGTTGATGGTCAAAACGGTGGTAAATTTCGTCACGCAAACGAACTCAAAAACCATCTCGACACCTTATGGCCTGATAATCAAGCGCATAAATACGTCGTCTTTACCGGTGGTGAACCAGCCTTGCAATTGGATAAAAAACTCATCGATGAAATGAAGCAAGCTGGCTATACCATTGCCATAGAAACCAATGGCACACTGGACTTACCCGAAGGAATTGACTGGATATGCGTCAGCCCAAAAACCGTTCAACCTTTAAAGGTGAATAAAGGCAATGAATTAAAATTGGTCTTTCCACAAAGTCACTTACCACCGGAACATTTTGAGGGTTTGGCGTTTGATCACTTTTATCTGCAACCCATGGATCAAAGTCACTTAAACCAAAAACTCATCCATACCCCTGACGCACAAAACGCTACTTTAGCCTATTGTTTAGCACATCCAAGGTGGCGTCTTAGCTTACAAACACATAAAATGCTCAACATTG
- the queC gene encoding 7-cyano-7-deazaguanine synthase QueC, whose amino-acid sequence MSDKAVVVYSGGMDSFTVLNTAIQQGLEVHAISFNYGQKHSKELLVAAEVCKELNIPHKVVDITAINSLMANSSLTGEAEIPEGHYANDNMKSTVVPNRNMVLLSMAIAYAVSLEASKVFYGAHSGDHHIYPDCRPEFVEAMNAVAKIANYQAVEIVTPFLHNSKGEILKAGLAMQLDYAKTWTCYNGREKSCGKCGACNERLEAFAEQGTQDPLSYEI is encoded by the coding sequence ATGTCAGACAAAGCCGTCGTGGTTTACTCAGGAGGAATGGATTCTTTTACTGTATTAAATACAGCGATTCAACAGGGATTAGAGGTTCATGCCATTTCGTTTAATTATGGCCAAAAACACAGTAAAGAGCTGCTCGTAGCGGCAGAAGTTTGTAAAGAGCTGAATATCCCTCATAAAGTGGTAGACATTACTGCGATTAACAGCCTAATGGCCAACTCCTCTTTAACAGGTGAGGCTGAGATTCCTGAAGGTCATTACGCTAATGACAATATGAAGTCTACTGTGGTACCAAATCGTAATATGGTGCTCTTGTCTATGGCAATCGCTTATGCCGTGTCATTGGAAGCAAGCAAAGTATTTTATGGCGCTCATTCTGGAGATCATCATATCTATCCAGACTGTCGACCTGAGTTTGTAGAAGCCATGAATGCTGTGGCCAAAATCGCCAACTACCAAGCTGTTGAAATCGTTACGCCATTTTTGCATAACAGCAAAGGAGAAATCCTAAAAGCGGGTTTAGCTATGCAATTGGATTACGCAAAGACCTGGACCTGTTATAATGGCAGAGAAAAATCTTGTGGCAAATGCGGAGCCTGCAATGAGCGCCTAGAAGCCTTTGCTGAACAAGGCACACAAGATCCATTATCATACGAAATCTAA
- a CDS encoding glutamine--tRNA ligase/YqeY domain fusion protein — MSETSKPGNFITQIIDKDNETGKHGGKVLTRFPPEPNGYLHIGHAKSICLNFGIAERYQGQCNLRFDDTNPEKESVEYIESIKGDVEWLGFTWKDEPKFASDYFDQLHDFAVQLIELGKAYVCELNAEQMREYRGTLKEPGKNSPYRDRSIGENLALFNDMKAGKFADGDVVLRAKIDMASPNINLRDPIIYRVRHVHHHQTGDKWCVYPMYDFTHGLSDAIEGVTHSICTLEFQDHRPLYDWILESLGTFHPQQIEFARLNLNYTVTSKRKLKQLVDEKHVTGWDDPRMPTISGMRRRGYTAASIRNFCERIGVTKSDSVVDVGMLEHAIREDLDANANRAMAVLNPIKVVLTNYPENKEEIFTVSNHPKNEAAGQRQVPFSKELYIDAADFAEVPPRKWKRLTLDGAVRLRGGYVITCDEVIKNHAGEVIELRCRYDENTLGVNPEGYKPKGVIHWVSAQHALDATVNLYDRLFDNEAPDANYADKTFLDFINPESLTVLSGAKVEPSLAQAAKGQGFQFEREGYFCRDAKEEGLIFNRTVTLRDSWAKIEAKGK, encoded by the coding sequence ATGTCAGAAACGTCAAAACCAGGTAATTTTATTACTCAAATCATTGATAAAGATAACGAAACAGGTAAGCATGGCGGCAAAGTATTAACCCGTTTTCCGCCTGAACCAAATGGCTATCTTCATATTGGACATGCTAAGTCCATTTGTCTTAATTTCGGTATTGCTGAGCGTTATCAAGGTCAATGTAACTTACGTTTTGATGATACCAACCCTGAAAAGGAAAGTGTCGAATACATCGAGTCCATTAAAGGTGATGTCGAATGGTTGGGCTTTACTTGGAAAGACGAACCTAAATTTGCATCAGACTACTTTGATCAATTACATGATTTTGCTGTTCAATTGATTGAGCTGGGTAAGGCCTATGTGTGTGAGTTGAACGCTGAGCAAATGCGTGAATATCGTGGCACCCTAAAAGAACCGGGTAAAAATAGTCCTTATCGTGATCGTAGCATTGGAGAGAATTTAGCCCTTTTCAATGATATGAAGGCAGGTAAGTTTGCTGATGGTGACGTGGTATTGCGTGCCAAGATCGACATGGCTAGCCCCAATATTAATTTGCGTGATCCGATTATTTATCGTGTTCGCCATGTGCATCATCATCAAACGGGGGATAAATGGTGTGTTTATCCTATGTATGATTTTACCCATGGTTTATCCGATGCGATTGAAGGGGTGACACATTCTATTTGCACACTGGAGTTTCAGGATCATCGTCCCTTATACGATTGGATATTAGAGTCTCTAGGGACCTTTCACCCGCAACAAATTGAATTTGCCCGTTTAAATTTAAATTACACTGTCACCAGTAAACGTAAATTGAAACAGCTAGTGGACGAAAAGCATGTGACTGGTTGGGATGATCCACGTATGCCAACCATTTCTGGCATGCGTCGTCGTGGTTATACAGCAGCATCAATACGTAACTTTTGTGAGCGTATTGGTGTCACTAAGTCTGATAGCGTAGTAGATGTGGGCATGCTAGAACACGCTATTCGTGAAGACTTAGATGCCAATGCGAACCGTGCGATGGCCGTATTAAATCCAATTAAAGTTGTGTTGACCAACTATCCAGAAAATAAAGAAGAAATTTTTACGGTCAGCAATCACCCTAAAAATGAAGCAGCAGGTCAACGTCAAGTACCATTCAGCAAAGAGTTGTACATAGATGCTGCTGATTTTGCCGAAGTCCCTCCGCGTAAGTGGAAACGTTTAACCTTAGATGGGGCTGTTCGTTTGCGTGGTGGATATGTCATTACCTGTGATGAAGTCATAAAGAATCATGCTGGCGAAGTGATTGAATTGCGTTGCCGTTATGATGAAAACACCTTAGGGGTTAATCCAGAAGGTTATAAACCAAAAGGCGTTATTCATTGGGTGAGTGCGCAACATGCGCTGGATGCGACGGTGAATTTGTACGATCGTTTGTTTGATAATGAAGCGCCAGATGCAAACTATGCAGATAAAACCTTCTTAGATTTCATTAATCCAGAATCACTGACTGTGCTATCAGGAGCAAAAGTAGAGCCTTCGTTGGCTCAAGCGGCAAAAGGCCAAGGTTTTCAATTTGAGCGTGAAGGCTATTTTTGTCGTGATGCTAAGGAAGAAGGTTTGATCTTTAATCGTACTGTTACATTAAGAGATTCATGGGCAAAAATTGAAGCAAAAGGAAAGTAA
- a CDS encoding DNA topoisomerase I, with product MATLQILTIAVLIIIVLLSVIVGSRAHQKEKEITERRVKQLQLSNRADRVESHIRGLKDINTDTIASDVLYDFYLDTLRELLQYTDDPEKIEIRIATAEEGRDMEPIEFSPEPEMFSFQEKSNYKERLTKLAKMLLYLRRKGRISNAHYQACYDYLRWLNLWIQLNRQIVQANKNFDSGDTRVAQTLYGVILSHLKSDSIERPEKKILKTFVTDRMKEILAPQIAAMKDSENPEEALAKLMQSVESPEAPMKPK from the coding sequence ATGGCTACTCTGCAAATTTTAACCATCGCGGTTTTAATCATCATAGTACTCTTATCTGTCATTGTTGGTTCGCGTGCTCATCAAAAAGAAAAGGAAATCACCGAACGCCGCGTTAAACAGTTACAGCTATCTAATCGAGCTGATCGGGTTGAATCTCACATTCGCGGTCTTAAGGACATTAATACCGATACCATTGCCTCTGATGTTCTCTATGACTTCTATCTAGACACACTTCGCGAGCTTCTGCAATACACAGACGATCCAGAGAAAATTGAAATCCGCATTGCCACGGCGGAAGAAGGTCGCGACATGGAACCTATTGAATTCAGCCCTGAACCTGAAATGTTCAGCTTTCAAGAAAAGAGCAACTACAAAGAAAGATTAACCAAACTTGCTAAAATGCTACTCTATTTACGCCGCAAAGGTCGCATAAGTAATGCTCACTATCAAGCCTGCTACGACTATTTACGTTGGCTCAATCTATGGATTCAGTTAAACCGTCAGATCGTTCAAGCCAACAAAAATTTTGACAGCGGCGACACTCGTGTTGCACAAACATTATATGGCGTCATTCTTTCTCATCTCAAATCAGACTCCATTGAACGCCCTGAAAAGAAAATACTAAAAACCTTTGTCACCGATCGTATGAAAGAAATTCTTGCACCACAAATAGCAGCCATGAAAGACAGTGAAAATCCTGAAGAGGCGCTGGCTAAATTGATGCAAAGTGTCGAATCACCAGAAGCACCAATGAAGCCTAAATAA